One part of the Phycisphaeraceae bacterium genome encodes these proteins:
- a CDS encoding alkaline phosphatase, with amino-acid sequence MNQSPSRPLRTISRRGFLKAGSAIASAGLLANGRLASASAGAFAPISRVEARNIIFMVSDGMSLGTLSIADIYSRRILGRPSNWCTLMATPHARRALQDTQSANSIVTDSAAAASAWGIGVKVNNNAVNVTPTGETPEPVLVTAKKAGRSTGLVTTCRVTHATPAGFIANCPDRDLEVDIAAQILDRKPDVVLGGGASRFAGIIASSPGVRCIRTREELLAIDTAKPLAQPLLGVFAPEHMSMQLDRKADGATTEPTLAEMSRSAISLLSAHQAGFILQIEGGRVDHAAHANDAGSLLAEQLAFDEAIGVAMKFALSRDDTLLVVTTDHGNANPGLTFYGKAGDRGFAELQKAARSFEWIDREATRRGVSGDARAEVTAELVREAAGFPLDSWEVDTLKRFFRRQRVEPFSTANEFYPVLGSLLANHTGVAFASPNHTADLTEVTAFGPGSAAIAPCITNTDLYAVMTAAAGIGAHT; translated from the coding sequence ATGAACCAGTCCCCGTCACGTCCGTTGCGGACAATCTCCCGCCGCGGCTTCCTCAAAGCTGGCTCGGCGATCGCCTCGGCCGGCCTGCTCGCCAACGGACGACTCGCTAGTGCCTCCGCCGGCGCCTTCGCCCCCATCTCCCGCGTCGAAGCACGCAACATCATCTTCATGGTCTCCGACGGCATGAGCCTCGGCACGCTGTCGATCGCCGACATCTACTCGCGCCGCATTCTCGGCCGGCCCTCCAACTGGTGCACGCTGATGGCGACCCCCCACGCCCGGCGCGCCCTTCAGGACACCCAGAGCGCCAACTCGATCGTGACCGATTCCGCCGCGGCCGCCTCGGCGTGGGGGATCGGCGTCAAGGTCAACAACAACGCGGTCAACGTCACGCCCACCGGCGAGACACCCGAGCCCGTGCTGGTCACCGCCAAGAAGGCCGGCCGGTCCACCGGGCTTGTGACCACGTGCCGCGTGACCCACGCCACCCCCGCGGGATTCATCGCCAACTGCCCTGACCGTGATCTCGAAGTCGACATCGCGGCGCAGATCCTCGACCGCAAGCCGGACGTGGTCCTGGGTGGCGGCGCCTCCCGGTTCGCGGGCATCATCGCCTCTTCGCCCGGAGTCCGGTGCATCCGCACCCGAGAGGAGTTGCTCGCGATCGACACCGCCAAGCCCCTTGCACAGCCGCTGTTGGGCGTGTTCGCACCCGAACACATGAGCATGCAACTGGACCGCAAGGCCGACGGGGCAACGACCGAGCCCACGCTCGCCGAGATGTCCCGCTCGGCGATCTCGCTCCTCTCCGCACACCAGGCAGGTTTCATCCTCCAGATCGAGGGCGGCCGCGTCGATCACGCGGCGCACGCCAACGACGCCGGCTCGCTCCTCGCCGAGCAACTCGCTTTCGACGAGGCCATCGGCGTGGCCATGAAGTTCGCGCTCTCACGCGACGACACGCTCCTGGTCGTGACGACGGACCACGGAAACGCCAACCCCGGCCTGACCTTCTACGGCAAGGCAGGCGACCGCGGATTCGCCGAACTGCAGAAGGCTGCACGCTCCTTCGAGTGGATCGACCGCGAGGCAACCCGGCGCGGCGTCTCGGGCGACGCCCGCGCCGAGGTCACCGCTGAACTCGTCCGCGAGGCCGCCGGCTTCCCCCTCGATTCATGGGAAGTCGACACGCTCAAGCGGTTCTTCCGCCGCCAGCGAGTCGAGCCGTTCTCCACCGCCAACGAGTTCTACCCGGTCCTGGGCTCGCTCCTGGCGAACCACACCGGCGTGGCATTCGCGAGCCCCAACCACACCGCGGACTTGACGGAGGTCACCGCGTTCGGTCCGGGCAGCGCTGCCATCGCCCCGTGTATCACCAACACCGATCTCTACGCCGTGATGACCGCGGCGGCGGGGATCGGCGCCCACACCTGA